The following proteins are co-located in the Leptospira weilii genome:
- a CDS encoding transglutaminase-like domain-containing protein, translating into MTHFVFRKNIFFMSLSDSFHIPSDKLEEKFYQLEFSGTEEKIRVIREIADMVPWQFEIDEFIEEFKDPTLRIFARSISSIVHMERINTRYSLLADKGHVNDYGDLEEAVFLLSSVGDPKASYHEFKIYLDKLALRVEELCDLNPEYVSEELKVHFLTRVLSSEENFQGNNDQYDDPNNSFVTRIVHTRKGIPISLSAIYLLVAKRLSLPLYGVNMPLHFLLHFDSPDYETFIDPFHGGVLLDKSTCIRFLEANNFTPSERYFTRASTLSIIKRMYRNLIHIYRKEQFRDMEDILSRQLLILENKLKA; encoded by the coding sequence TTGACTCATTTTGTTTTTCGTAAAAATATATTTTTTATGTCTTTGTCCGACTCTTTCCACATTCCATCCGACAAACTCGAAGAAAAGTTTTATCAACTTGAGTTTTCCGGTACCGAAGAAAAAATCAGAGTGATTCGCGAGATCGCGGATATGGTCCCTTGGCAATTCGAAATCGACGAGTTCATAGAAGAGTTTAAGGACCCTACGCTGAGAATTTTTGCCCGTTCTATTTCCTCCATTGTTCACATGGAGCGTATCAATACGCGTTATTCGCTTCTTGCAGACAAAGGCCACGTCAACGATTACGGAGATTTGGAAGAAGCGGTCTTTCTTCTTTCCAGCGTTGGAGATCCGAAAGCGTCTTATCACGAATTCAAAATCTATTTGGACAAACTCGCTCTAAGAGTGGAAGAATTATGCGATCTCAACCCGGAATATGTTTCCGAAGAATTGAAAGTTCATTTCTTAACAAGGGTACTTTCTTCGGAGGAGAATTTTCAAGGAAATAACGACCAATACGACGATCCGAATAATTCTTTCGTGACTCGCATCGTTCATACACGAAAAGGAATCCCGATTTCTCTCTCCGCGATCTATCTTCTGGTCGCCAAAAGACTTTCTCTTCCTCTTTACGGAGTGAATATGCCCCTTCATTTTCTTCTTCACTTCGATTCTCCAGATTACGAAACCTTCATCGATCCGTTTCATGGAGGAGTTCTTCTAGATAAATCCACCTGCATTCGTTTTTTGGAAGCAAACAACTTTACTCCGAGCGAAAGATACTTTACCAGAGCCAGCACTCTTTCGATCATCAAAAGAATGTACCGCAATCTGATTCACATATACCGTAAAGAACAATTCCGGGACATGGAAGATATTCTTTCCCGGCAGCTCCTGATTTTGGAAAACAAACTCAAGGCTTAA
- a CDS encoding polyprenyl synthetase family protein, translating into MKASVLKDSLIRKFDKKLETIIREDLKILSEIKTYTIRSGGKRLRPILHYCLCQLLGYSGKHWLDVGAIVELIHAASLLHDDVVDEAETRRGLQSVGSKFGNKTAILAGDYLLACGIDHLNNLGYPELMDIFTQVIKDLSISELIQMEWEKNSKITLDIYNKVVYGKTASLFGAVGISAGILSDKNDKEKKKLRQFGIDLGSFFQKKDDAIDYFTPASKSGKVPLKDFYNGLYTYPILLLLGQADKNDKKLIHSLFAKPERSQGDEVVILSLLSRYQIRKRMDNEFQTIANNLMKFLNSFPESSIRNLLKEQILKLLEE; encoded by the coding sequence GTGAAAGCATCCGTACTAAAAGATTCTCTGATTCGGAAGTTCGATAAAAAACTCGAAACAATCATTCGGGAAGATCTCAAGATTCTTTCCGAAATTAAAACTTATACCATCCGATCCGGTGGGAAACGACTTCGCCCGATTCTTCACTATTGCCTTTGTCAACTTTTAGGCTACTCCGGCAAACACTGGCTGGACGTAGGCGCAATCGTGGAACTGATTCACGCCGCGAGTTTGCTTCATGACGACGTAGTCGACGAGGCGGAAACCAGAAGAGGACTACAAAGTGTGGGCTCCAAATTCGGGAACAAGACGGCGATTCTCGCGGGAGATTATCTCCTTGCGTGTGGGATCGATCACCTAAACAACCTGGGTTATCCGGAACTGATGGATATTTTCACTCAGGTAATCAAGGACCTTTCCATTTCCGAACTCATCCAGATGGAATGGGAAAAAAATTCGAAAATCACTTTAGATATTTATAATAAAGTCGTTTACGGGAAAACCGCTTCGTTGTTCGGAGCGGTGGGAATCTCCGCAGGGATACTTTCGGATAAAAACGATAAGGAAAAAAAGAAACTGAGACAATTCGGGATCGATCTCGGTTCTTTTTTTCAGAAAAAAGACGACGCGATTGATTATTTCACTCCCGCGAGCAAAAGCGGGAAAGTTCCTCTCAAGGATTTTTACAACGGTCTTTATACCTATCCGATTTTGTTGTTACTCGGCCAGGCGGATAAAAACGACAAAAAACTGATTCATTCTCTCTTTGCCAAACCGGAAAGATCGCAAGGAGACGAGGTCGTGATTTTGAGTCTTCTTTCCCGTTATCAGATTCGAAAACGAATGGATAATGAGTTTCAAACGATTGCTAATAACTTAATGAAATTTTTGAATAGTTTTCCTGAATCTTCGATCCGTAATCTTTTAAAAGAACAAATTCTGAAACTTTTGGAAGAATAG
- a CDS encoding SRPBCC family protein — MTSQIYPLQDPKLDLVLERIIDVPRELVWAAWTTPEHIKQWFTPSPWKTVDCEIDLRPGGIFRTIMQSPEGQDFPNMGCYLEVIPNEKLSWTDALQPGFRPSPDPTHPFGFFTAVITLEPHGTGTKYRATAIHGNEINRKKHEEMGFHKGWGIALDQLVALIKKMQH; from the coding sequence ATGACATCTCAGATTTATCCTCTACAGGATCCTAAACTGGATTTGGTTCTCGAAAGAATCATAGACGTTCCGCGCGAGCTAGTTTGGGCCGCCTGGACTACTCCAGAGCATATCAAACAGTGGTTTACTCCATCTCCATGGAAGACAGTTGATTGTGAAATCGATCTACGGCCGGGAGGAATCTTTCGCACCATTATGCAGTCTCCCGAGGGACAGGATTTTCCAAATATGGGTTGTTATCTCGAAGTAATCCCAAATGAAAAACTTTCTTGGACGGACGCGCTTCAGCCTGGTTTTCGTCCCTCTCCAGATCCCACTCATCCATTCGGATTCTTTACCGCAGTGATTACTCTGGAACCCCACGGCACCGGCACTAAATACAGAGCCACTGCAATTCATGGAAACGAAATAAACCGTAAAAAACACGAGGAAATGGGTTTTCACAAAGGTTGGGGAATCGCTCTGGATCAGCTTGTAGCGCTCATCAAAAAAATGCAACACTGA
- a CDS encoding LIC10920 family plasminogen-binding lipoprotein: MKRFYIGFFLLIAFSATFFNCEHRDQNKVDLKVLVAATGNVILINGEVDSDKISSCGVAVPGTTAASSGTAAGTTGGNTGTTTSGSSGSSTRYTITSQLIMKNTAEAMVLRFQFDSTQYQGAVDPQQGFSYSGGAFGRTVTGNVGKVEWGSSGIPVYPTGNGAAQQQTLQYMEIDLSLSGKILDSSTSTGILNQCYTSDNVNCTSVTTTQQCFTQDNHSCVSTASASGSAVTITGKISCNAPNVIPSGGSTTQ; the protein is encoded by the coding sequence ATGAAACGTTTTTATATCGGATTTTTTCTATTGATTGCTTTTTCGGCGACTTTTTTCAATTGCGAACATCGAGATCAAAATAAGGTGGATTTGAAGGTTCTTGTTGCAGCAACCGGAAACGTAATCCTCATAAACGGAGAAGTGGACTCCGATAAGATTTCCTCTTGTGGGGTTGCCGTTCCCGGGACGACTGCCGCCTCCTCTGGAACGGCGGCGGGTACTACGGGAGGAAATACCGGAACCACAACTTCGGGGTCTTCCGGTTCAAGTACTCGTTATACGATCACAAGTCAGTTGATTATGAAGAATACGGCCGAAGCGATGGTTCTTCGATTCCAATTCGATTCAACTCAGTATCAAGGAGCGGTGGATCCACAACAAGGTTTCAGCTATTCGGGGGGAGCTTTCGGTAGGACTGTTACTGGTAATGTCGGTAAAGTGGAATGGGGATCTTCCGGAATTCCGGTATATCCGACAGGAAATGGCGCTGCTCAACAGCAAACCTTACAGTACATGGAAATCGATCTTTCCCTTTCCGGAAAAATACTCGATAGCTCCACAAGTACGGGAATTCTCAACCAGTGCTATACTTCGGACAACGTTAATTGTACTTCGGTCACGACGACTCAGCAATGTTTTACTCAGGACAATCATTCCTGTGTTTCCACGGCATCGGCTTCGGGTTCGGCGGTTACGATTACCGGAAAAATCTCTTGCAACGCGCCCAATGTGATTCCAAGCGGAGGTTCTACGACTCAGTAG
- a CDS encoding response regulator, with product MKDTVKNNAILCVDDEPIILIALKQELKKQFGNEFQYETAVNATEALEVVDDLAENGINVILILSDWRMPGMKGDEFLIHIHQKYPDIRSILITGYIDDAAVERVKKEAGTYAVLPKPWDPKQLADAVKVCCNRN from the coding sequence TTGAAAGATACAGTAAAAAATAATGCGATTCTTTGTGTGGATGATGAACCGATCATTTTGATCGCGTTAAAACAAGAACTAAAGAAACAATTCGGAAACGAATTCCAATACGAAACCGCAGTCAACGCAACTGAAGCGTTGGAAGTCGTGGATGATCTGGCGGAGAATGGAATCAACGTAATCTTGATTCTTTCCGATTGGCGTATGCCTGGGATGAAAGGCGATGAATTCTTAATTCATATCCATCAAAAATACCCGGATATCCGTTCTATATTGATCACGGGTTATATAGACGATGCCGCGGTGGAAAGAGTGAAAAAAGAAGCGGGGACTTATGCTGTTCTACCGAAACCATGGGATCCCAAACAGCTAGCGGACGCGGTGAAAGTTTGCTGTAATCGAAATTAA
- a CDS encoding alpha/beta hydrolase codes for MQSSYNRPLEMVGSIEAVHLPGNPEAYMVVLFHGYGANAYDLSPLSAYLDLPDGTNWLFPNGVLEVPVMPGYNGRAWFPIDMEALQKAMMTGGYRDFSDRYPAGLESAREKAMEMIRSLGIPMNKIILGGFSQGAMLATDITLHSEVAPAGLMILSGTLISETDWKRLAEKKKEYKFFQSHGRMDPVLGYPAAKQLEQLLIEAGWKGEMIAFQGGHEIPEIVLRGMSLYLRNITG; via the coding sequence ATGCAGTCTTCTTACAATCGTCCCTTAGAAATGGTTGGTTCCATCGAAGCCGTCCATTTACCCGGAAATCCCGAAGCGTACATGGTAGTTCTTTTTCACGGTTACGGAGCAAACGCATACGATCTTTCGCCTCTCAGCGCGTATTTGGATCTTCCGGATGGAACAAATTGGTTGTTTCCAAATGGAGTTTTGGAGGTTCCCGTGATGCCCGGTTATAACGGAAGGGCTTGGTTTCCGATCGATATGGAAGCTTTACAAAAAGCGATGATGACCGGAGGTTATCGTGATTTTTCCGATCGTTATCCGGCGGGATTGGAAAGCGCTCGAGAGAAAGCAATGGAGATGATCCGTAGTCTCGGAATTCCTATGAATAAAATCATCTTAGGAGGTTTTAGTCAAGGTGCGATGCTTGCGACCGATATCACTCTTCATTCCGAAGTCGCTCCCGCGGGACTTATGATTTTATCCGGAACTCTCATCAGCGAAACGGATTGGAAGAGGCTCGCCGAAAAAAAGAAGGAATACAAATTCTTTCAGAGTCATGGAAGAATGGATCCGGTTCTCGGATATCCCGCCGCAAAACAATTGGAACAGCTGTTAATCGAAGCCGGATGGAAAGGAGAGATGATCGCTTTTCAGGGTGGACACGAAATTCCGGAAATCGTACTTAGGGGAATGAGCCTGTATCTCAGGAACATTACCGGATGA
- a CDS encoding beta-ketoacyl-ACP reductase, with the protein MSKQFEGKVALVTGAASPRGLGRAIANTIAKEGSDIVVVDLNKEHIEQAAVDIAKEFGVKTLGLSCNVTKPDDCDSVISGVKEKFGKLDFLVNNAGVLKDNLFMRMSEQEFDFVLDVNLKGVFLMTKYASKLLLKAESGRIVNISSVSGLTGQPGQANYSSSKAGVIALTKVAAREFAGRNVLVNAVCPGYVQTDMTASLPEEVQKKLTDPMFIPLRRPGTQQEIANAVKFFLSDQSDYITGTYLRVDGGAAIGM; encoded by the coding sequence ATGTCTAAACAGTTCGAAGGAAAAGTAGCACTCGTCACCGGAGCCGCGTCTCCGCGCGGTCTCGGAAGAGCGATCGCCAATACAATCGCAAAAGAAGGAAGCGACATAGTAGTAGTCGACTTAAACAAAGAACATATCGAACAAGCCGCCGTCGACATCGCCAAAGAATTCGGGGTGAAAACTTTAGGACTTTCGTGTAACGTAACCAAGCCGGACGATTGCGACTCCGTCATTTCGGGTGTTAAGGAAAAATTCGGCAAACTTGATTTCCTCGTAAACAACGCGGGAGTTCTTAAGGATAACCTTTTTATGAGAATGTCCGAACAAGAATTCGATTTCGTTTTAGACGTTAACTTGAAAGGAGTTTTTCTAATGACTAAGTACGCTTCCAAACTTCTTCTCAAGGCGGAGTCCGGAAGGATCGTTAACATCTCTTCCGTTTCCGGGCTTACCGGACAACCGGGACAAGCGAACTATTCCTCTTCCAAAGCGGGAGTGATCGCTCTTACAAAAGTTGCTGCGAGAGAATTCGCAGGAAGAAACGTCCTCGTAAACGCCGTTTGCCCCGGTTACGTTCAAACCGATATGACGGCCTCTTTGCCCGAAGAAGTTCAAAAGAAGTTGACCGATCCCATGTTCATTCCTCTTCGAAGACCGGGCACACAACAAGAGATTGCAAACGCTGTGAAATTCTTTTTAAGCGACCAATCCGATTATATTACAGGAACATATTTGAGAGTGGACGGAGGCGCCGCAATCGGAATGTGA
- the lpxD gene encoding UDP-3-O-(3-hydroxymyristoyl)glucosamine N-acyltransferase, with product MKAKDLAKTLGVALKGNGEMDVNGIGDIENHSNVLPDRIYYFEAKKYLSSNPKAKQVQLALTIPSLADEFTSSLIAPEHEARLKFIELLSLFEKKPKLPTPFISNKASIHESAQLGKNVTIMDFAVIQENVKIGDNCQIYPNVIVESGAKIGENTVLKSGVVVGYNCILGKHNLIHSNTVIGADGFGFYDKGGVRYKIPQIGNTVIGDYVEMGACCTVDRATIETTTIGNHTKFDDHVHIAHNCRVGNYVYIAGGTVLAGSVTLEDGVIMGGHAAVAEGITMRKGSILMGMSGLGEDSVEKVAYFGIPAKPALEMHRIHSSMSKLPELVREHRNRSKN from the coding sequence ATGAAAGCCAAAGATTTAGCGAAAACGCTCGGAGTAGCACTTAAGGGCAACGGAGAAATGGATGTCAACGGAATCGGAGACATTGAAAATCATTCGAACGTTTTACCGGATCGAATTTATTACTTCGAAGCAAAAAAATATCTCAGTTCTAATCCGAAAGCGAAGCAGGTTCAATTGGCGCTTACCATTCCTTCGTTGGCCGATGAGTTTACCTCATCACTGATCGCGCCGGAACATGAGGCAAGACTCAAATTTATCGAGTTGCTTTCTCTCTTTGAAAAGAAACCGAAACTCCCTACTCCCTTTATCTCAAACAAAGCGAGCATTCATGAAAGCGCTCAATTAGGAAAAAACGTTACGATCATGGACTTTGCCGTAATCCAAGAAAATGTGAAAATCGGAGACAATTGCCAAATTTATCCGAACGTCATTGTGGAAAGTGGAGCGAAGATCGGAGAAAACACAGTATTGAAATCGGGGGTTGTAGTCGGTTATAATTGTATTCTTGGAAAACACAATCTCATTCATTCGAATACGGTAATCGGAGCGGACGGTTTCGGTTTTTATGATAAAGGAGGAGTGCGCTACAAAATTCCTCAGATCGGAAATACTGTAATCGGAGACTATGTGGAAATGGGCGCTTGTTGTACTGTGGATCGTGCGACGATCGAAACCACAACAATCGGAAATCATACGAAATTCGACGATCATGTTCATATCGCTCATAATTGTAGAGTCGGAAACTATGTTTATATTGCCGGCGGAACGGTTCTTGCCGGTTCCGTTACTTTGGAAGACGGAGTTATCATGGGCGGCCATGCGGCGGTCGCAGAAGGAATCACGATGAGAAAAGGATCGATTCTGATGGGAATGTCCGGTCTTGGTGAAGATAGTGTCGAGAAAGTCGCGTATTTCGGTATTCCCGCAAAACCCGCCTTGGAAATGCATAGAATCCATTCTTCCATGTCTAAACTTCCCGAACTTGTGAGAGAACATAGAAATCGCTCTAAGAATTAA
- a CDS encoding DMT family transporter, producing the protein MLSSASAKFYVLLVIAMISWGFAWPSAKLIVKTQHPNVIIFWRFLATALSLLPVVFWKKGFFRLPNYKVLFQITIGGVLYTIYNQFFLLGLKNGLAGAGGVLVTTMNPIFTYVFVHSFQKKLPSAREGIGLLLGLFGGCILLRLWELDLDSLFRSGNIFFLLCAFSWALLSINSHRTGQTISPLVYSFYVFAIGTILDLFLAFPYGVENALSSGSYFWFHIFYLSVIATTFGTTVYFFASTQLGSKVASSFIFLVPVTALLGSWIFLDESPNITTMIGGTSAVLAVFLLNRNQNDESKKDGI; encoded by the coding sequence ATGCTATCGAGCGCCAGTGCCAAATTTTACGTCCTTCTTGTAATCGCCATGATTTCCTGGGGTTTTGCCTGGCCTTCTGCAAAGCTCATCGTGAAAACTCAGCATCCGAATGTGATCATCTTCTGGAGATTTTTAGCGACCGCACTCTCTCTTCTTCCAGTAGTCTTCTGGAAAAAAGGATTTTTCCGTTTACCGAATTATAAAGTTTTATTTCAGATCACGATTGGCGGAGTTCTTTATACCATCTATAATCAATTCTTTCTTCTAGGTCTGAAGAATGGACTCGCAGGAGCAGGCGGAGTTCTCGTAACCACAATGAACCCGATTTTTACGTACGTGTTCGTACATTCCTTTCAAAAAAAGTTGCCTTCCGCTCGGGAAGGAATCGGACTTTTATTAGGTCTGTTCGGAGGTTGTATTCTACTTAGGCTTTGGGAACTCGATTTGGATTCCTTATTCCGATCCGGGAATATTTTTTTTCTTCTTTGTGCGTTTAGTTGGGCTCTCTTAAGCATCAATAGTCACAGGACAGGACAGACAATTTCTCCCCTTGTATATAGCTTTTACGTTTTTGCAATCGGAACGATCCTTGATTTATTTCTCGCCTTCCCCTACGGAGTGGAAAATGCTTTGAGTTCCGGGTCTTATTTTTGGTTTCATATTTTTTATCTCTCCGTGATCGCTACGACTTTCGGGACCACGGTTTACTTTTTTGCCTCCACCCAATTGGGCTCGAAAGTAGCGAGTTCGTTTATTTTTTTGGTTCCGGTCACAGCTCTTTTGGGAAGTTGGATTTTTCTAGATGAATCTCCGAATATTACGACGATGATCGGAGGCACTTCCGCCGTACTTGCGGTTTTTCTTTTGAATCGAAATCAAAATGATGAGAGTAAAAAGGACGGAATTTGA
- a CDS encoding adenylate/guanylate cyclase domain-containing protein, whose translation MIRFSFFQRQVLLFFGLFFVLNQCALELERPQVSAVSGVIDLSSWDFEKYGPVALQGDWIFRWKEFIEDPEVNSEKNRLMPVPKAWTRIQEPHGENYPGTGIATYFLKVILPKDLSSTNLAILAETSETAYEVWIDKVKIGTQGIPGKTSDTSTPEWNVKILPFQVQKKEFQIRIPISNFYHARGGLTARLILGNEDQIIRLREKRMTVDVFLLGFLIAMALYHFTLYFLRKKDAALLYFGVLCFVFCFREISTEQNLIQVIFPGVSYLIHMKIVYLSFYLIPPITSAFLRALFPEELKKEIHYIVVFIAAIFSLIVVSQDPVLFTGTIEYYYVFTFLCFAVGFYVLALALVRKKTGAIAILIGILAVFLAYSQDIFYNKRIIPTFILAPFGLIALIFSEAYLLAKRYSLAFNAMEDVSESLKKVNSSYRLFVPKELLRILNKHDVLDIKLGDIAEEEMSLLYSEVRTFSDTSEKMTRKENFKFINSFLGKVGPVIRERDGFIDKYFGEAFLALFPPEPERALESAVEIQRILREFNRERIANGKDPIRSGSGIHTGPILLGTIGEAERMESTVISSSVNVASKIGQLSRTYESSLLITDSTLFRLTNSSEYFYRVVDRIQIRDQRSVYTVLEVFNGLPENLIDSYMNTREEFERGILLFREKHFEEACVVFNRILEKNRADQAARVYLEKSVHNCRFGVPENWQGVTLLGD comes from the coding sequence ATGATACGATTCAGTTTTTTCCAAAGACAAGTTTTACTTTTTTTCGGACTCTTTTTTGTTTTAAATCAATGTGCGTTAGAATTGGAACGTCCTCAAGTCTCCGCCGTTTCGGGAGTCATCGATCTTTCTTCCTGGGATTTTGAAAAATACGGTCCAGTTGCGTTGCAGGGCGATTGGATTTTTCGTTGGAAAGAATTTATTGAAGATCCGGAAGTAAACTCGGAAAAAAATAGACTCATGCCCGTCCCCAAAGCTTGGACTCGGATCCAAGAGCCGCATGGAGAAAATTATCCCGGAACTGGAATTGCAACATACTTTTTGAAAGTGATTCTCCCTAAGGATCTAAGTTCGACAAATCTTGCGATTTTAGCGGAAACTTCCGAAACCGCATACGAGGTTTGGATCGATAAGGTTAAAATCGGAACTCAAGGTATTCCCGGAAAAACTTCGGACACATCCACACCCGAATGGAACGTAAAAATTTTACCTTTTCAAGTTCAAAAAAAGGAATTTCAAATTCGAATTCCCATTTCCAATTTTTATCACGCCAGAGGCGGGTTGACTGCGCGTTTGATACTTGGAAACGAGGATCAGATCATTCGACTCAGAGAAAAAAGGATGACTGTAGACGTTTTTCTTCTCGGGTTTTTAATCGCGATGGCCTTGTATCATTTCACTCTTTATTTTTTAAGAAAGAAAGACGCGGCTCTTTTATATTTTGGGGTTCTTTGTTTTGTGTTTTGTTTCAGAGAAATCAGCACCGAACAAAATCTCATCCAAGTGATTTTTCCTGGTGTTTCGTATCTTATTCATATGAAAATCGTTTACCTAAGTTTCTATCTGATTCCTCCGATCACGTCGGCGTTTTTAAGAGCTTTATTTCCGGAAGAGTTAAAAAAAGAGATCCATTATATTGTCGTTTTTATCGCTGCGATTTTCTCCCTGATCGTCGTTTCTCAGGATCCTGTTCTATTTACTGGGACTATCGAATATTATTACGTGTTTACGTTTTTATGTTTTGCGGTCGGATTTTACGTGTTGGCGCTCGCGTTGGTTCGAAAAAAAACCGGTGCGATCGCAATCCTGATCGGAATTTTAGCGGTCTTTCTTGCGTATAGTCAGGATATTTTTTATAATAAAAGAATTATACCTACGTTTATTCTCGCTCCGTTCGGATTGATCGCTCTCATCTTTTCTGAAGCTTACCTTCTGGCTAAAAGATATTCTCTGGCTTTCAATGCTATGGAGGATGTGTCTGAAAGTTTAAAAAAGGTGAATTCTTCTTACAGACTTTTTGTTCCGAAGGAGTTGTTAAGAATATTAAATAAACATGATGTTCTAGACATTAAACTCGGGGATATTGCGGAAGAGGAAATGAGTCTTCTCTATAGCGAAGTCCGAACTTTTTCCGATACTTCTGAAAAGATGACAAGAAAGGAAAATTTCAAATTCATCAATTCTTTTTTAGGTAAAGTCGGTCCGGTGATTCGCGAAAGAGACGGATTTATCGATAAATATTTCGGAGAAGCCTTTTTAGCATTATTCCCTCCCGAACCCGAAAGGGCTTTGGAAAGTGCGGTCGAAATTCAACGAATTTTAAGGGAATTTAATCGAGAAAGGATCGCCAATGGGAAAGATCCGATTCGTTCCGGAAGTGGGATTCATACCGGACCAATTTTACTGGGAACCATCGGAGAAGCGGAAAGGATGGAAAGCACCGTCATTTCATCTTCAGTGAACGTTGCTTCAAAAATAGGGCAACTTTCGAGAACGTACGAGTCTTCCCTGTTGATTACTGATTCTACTCTATTTCGCTTAACAAATTCGTCCGAGTATTTCTATCGGGTTGTGGACCGGATTCAGATTCGAGATCAGAGAAGTGTTTATACGGTTTTGGAAGTGTTTAACGGACTTCCAGAAAATTTAATTGATTCTTACATGAATACAAGGGAGGAATTCGAGCGCGGAATCCTTTTGTTTAGAGAGAAACATTTCGAGGAGGCTTGTGTCGTTTTTAATCGAATCTTGGAAAAAAATCGTGCTGATCAAGCGGCAAGGGTGTACTTGGAAAAGTCTGTGCACAATTGTAGGTTTGGGGTCCCTGAAAACTGGCAGGGGGTCACACTATTGGGGGATTGA
- a CDS encoding ribonuclease H-like domain-containing protein: MLKHTFCHLPGINTTEEKNLWENGIYDWKDLEEYLKIEPAPTRNLTLGALEFSKKELERENFFYFFHVLSAKHHWRLFPTIRKKLLYMDIETTGLENEDRTTVIGTFDGFEYHSYIRGFNLDFFLDNLSQDQIFVSYNGIAFDIPFLEREFNVRFRNNHIDIMFFLRSLGIKGGLKGCEKVLGIHRSEAASITGVEAVNLWKQYVDYDDMDALKILEEYNREDTVNLEKLFVKGYNLKIKETPFYGEIVKEPEQSR, encoded by the coding sequence ATGTTGAAACACACTTTTTGTCATCTTCCCGGAATCAATACGACGGAAGAAAAAAATCTTTGGGAAAATGGAATTTATGATTGGAAAGATCTTGAGGAATATTTGAAAATTGAACCTGCTCCGACTCGAAATCTGACTTTAGGAGCATTAGAATTTTCTAAAAAAGAATTGGAAAGAGAAAATTTTTTCTACTTTTTTCACGTTCTTTCAGCCAAACATCATTGGAGACTTTTTCCTACGATTCGAAAAAAACTTCTTTATATGGATATTGAAACCACGGGTTTAGAAAACGAAGACAGAACAACAGTCATCGGTACTTTCGATGGATTCGAATACCATTCCTATATTCGAGGTTTTAATCTTGATTTCTTTTTAGATAATCTCAGTCAGGATCAGATTTTTGTTTCCTACAACGGGATAGCTTTCGACATTCCCTTTTTAGAAAGGGAATTTAATGTGCGTTTTAGAAATAACCACATCGACATTATGTTTTTCTTAAGATCTCTCGGGATCAAAGGTGGTCTCAAGGGATGCGAAAAAGTATTAGGTATCCATCGGTCAGAAGCGGCTTCAATCACAGGTGTTGAAGCTGTAAATCTTTGGAAGCAATATGTGGATTATGACGACATGGACGCTCTCAAAATTTTAGAAGAGTATAACCGGGAAGACACGGTTAATCTTGAAAAGTTATTCGTCAAAGGATACAATTTAAAGATTAAGGAAACTCCATTCTATGGAGAAATTGTCAAGGAACCTGAGCAATCTCGGTAA